The uncultured Fusobacterium sp. genome includes a window with the following:
- a CDS encoding threonine/serine exporter family protein encodes MIENFESWIFQIIAAIITSVGFGIMFNIKKKNLFHTGIAGGISWAVYLLGKSCNLSDGNTYFLATLSLSLYSEMIARKIKTPVTNILIAALIPLAPGGGIYYTMYNIIEKNYSLAIEKGMSTFVIACAMALGIFTAANIVKIIDKIYKN; translated from the coding sequence ATGATAGAGAATTTTGAAAGCTGGATTTTTCAAATAATAGCAGCAATAATTACAAGTGTTGGTTTTGGAATAATGTTTAATATTAAGAAAAAAAATCTTTTTCATACTGGTATAGCAGGGGGAATAAGTTGGGCTGTATATCTTTTAGGGAAAAGTTGTAATTTATCAGATGGGAATACTTATTTTTTAGCAACTCTTTCTCTTTCATTATATTCTGAAATGATTGCTAGAAAGATAAAAACACCAGTTACAAATATTTTAATAGCGGCACTTATTCCGCTAGCTCCTGGAGGAGGTATATATTATACAATGTATAACATAATAGAAAAAAATTACTCCTTAGCTATAGAAAAGGGAATGAGTACTTTTGTTATTGCTTGTGCAATGGCTTTAGGTATATTTACAGCAGCAAATATAGTAAAAATTATAGATAAAATTTATAAAAATTAA
- a CDS encoding NCS2 family permease, with product MTNNLLEKVFKIEERKSSVRTEVIGGVTTFLAMAYIIFVNPAILSLAGMDKGALITVTCLATAIGTFLAAFIGNVPIAMAPGMGLNAFFTFTLVMGKGVPWQDALGVVFISGVFFFILAASGLREKLASAIPTPITIASTAGIGLFIAFIGLKNMGIIVADPATLVALGKFDLPVTLSILGLVLMAIFELKKVRGGILISIVIITVLGMILGLVELPKAIISMPPSIEPIAFKLNIFGAFKISLFGSIFSFMFIDLFDSLGFLIACFREIGLVDENGKYKGLGRMMFADVSSTIIGACLGTSTVTTFGESAAGIAAGAKTGLASFVTAILFLLALLITPLVGIVPMFAAAPSLVMVGVFMFKSVRDLDLSDIKIAVPAFVTIIFMPLTYSISIGLSFGFVSYIIMHAVAKEWNKINTVLWIIGALSLVNLIWR from the coding sequence ATGACTAACAATTTGTTAGAAAAAGTTTTTAAAATTGAAGAGAGAAAAAGTAGTGTAAGAACAGAAGTAATTGGGGGAGTTACAACATTTTTAGCTATGGCTTACATAATATTTGTAAATCCTGCAATACTATCTTTAGCTGGAATGGATAAAGGAGCTTTAATTACAGTAACTTGCCTAGCTACAGCAATTGGAACATTTTTGGCAGCTTTTATAGGAAATGTACCTATAGCAATGGCACCTGGAATGGGTCTTAATGCATTTTTTACTTTTACACTTGTAATGGGAAAAGGAGTACCTTGGCAAGATGCTTTAGGAGTGGTATTTATATCTGGTGTTTTCTTTTTTATATTAGCAGCTTCAGGACTTAGGGAAAAATTGGCTTCTGCTATTCCTACACCTATTACTATAGCTTCTACAGCAGGAATTGGATTGTTTATAGCTTTTATAGGACTAAAAAATATGGGAATAATAGTAGCTGATCCAGCAACATTAGTAGCATTAGGAAAATTTGATTTACCAGTAACTTTATCAATATTAGGTTTAGTATTAATGGCAATTTTTGAATTAAAAAAAGTTAGAGGTGGAATTTTAATTAGTATTGTAATTATAACAGTATTAGGAATGATATTAGGATTAGTGGAGCTACCTAAAGCTATTATATCTATGCCACCAAGTATAGAACCAATCGCTTTCAAATTAAATATTTTTGGAGCTTTTAAAATCTCACTGTTTGGATCAATATTCTCATTTATGTTTATAGATCTTTTTGACTCTTTAGGATTTCTAATCGCTTGTTTTAGAGAGATAGGTTTAGTAGATGAAAATGGAAAATATAAAGGTTTAGGAAGAATGATGTTTGCTGATGTTTCATCTACAATAATAGGAGCTTGCTTAGGAACAAGTACAGTTACTACATTTGGAGAATCAGCAGCAGGAATAGCAGCAGGAGCAAAAACTGGACTAGCTTCCTTTGTAACTGCAATACTATTTCTATTAGCTTTACTTATTACTCCATTAGTTGGAATAGTTCCAATGTTTGCAGCTGCTCCTTCTCTTGTAATGGTAGGAGTATTTATGTTTAAAAGTGTAAGAGATTTAGATTTATCTGACATAAAAATAGCTGTACCAGCCTTTGTTACAATAATATTTATGCCACTTACTTATAGTATCAGTATTGGTTTAAGTTTTGGATTTGTTAGTTATATTATTATGCATGCTGTGGCTAAAGAATGGAATAAAATAAATACAGTTTTATGGATAATTGGAGCTCTTTCTTTAGTAAATTTAATTTGGAGATAG
- a CDS encoding amidohydrolase has protein sequence MGKLLIKNGYIVSMNEKREVFNGGSILIEDDKIKAIGKIDESSLENDVEIYDAKGKIILPGLINTHVHLSQQLGRGIADDVVLLTWLRERVWPYESSFDYEDSLISSMACCVEMIKSGTTTFLEAGGQYVEAMAEAVEKCGLRACLCKSTMDEGEGLPKPWQKTAEEELREQEELFKKLNNKANGRIKIWFGLRTIFNNSDELIVGTKKLADKYNTGIHMHVLEVKEEMDYTRATRGETTVEHLYRLGALGPNLVAAHVVWLTEREIDLFRLYDVKASHNPAAAMKVVLGFARIPEMMEKGITVGIGTDGAPSNNRMDMMRDMYLTSLLHKGRTLNPKSVSAEEVLEMATINGAKCALQEKEIGSLEVGKKADLIVLNPDNIHSLPLIDPIANIVYAMDSENVESTMCDGRWLMKERKILFLDEEELLEKVKIQSKKVIEKAGIKLPNRFPVIDVK, from the coding sequence ATGGGAAAACTTTTAATTAAAAATGGATATATAGTATCAATGAATGAAAAAAGAGAAGTTTTCAATGGGGGTTCTATACTTATTGAAGATGATAAAATAAAAGCTATTGGAAAAATAGATGAAAGTTCTTTAGAAAATGATGTAGAAATTTATGATGCTAAAGGGAAAATTATTCTTCCTGGACTTATAAATACTCATGTTCACTTATCACAACAATTGGGAAGAGGAATAGCAGATGATGTTGTTTTACTTACTTGGTTAAGAGAGAGAGTATGGCCTTATGAGAGCAGTTTTGATTATGAAGATTCATTAATATCATCAATGGCTTGTTGTGTAGAAATGATAAAATCAGGAACTACTACTTTTTTAGAGGCTGGAGGACAATATGTTGAAGCTATGGCTGAAGCTGTTGAAAAATGTGGATTAAGAGCTTGTTTATGTAAATCTACTATGGATGAAGGAGAGGGACTTCCAAAACCTTGGCAAAAAACAGCTGAAGAGGAGTTAAGAGAACAAGAGGAATTATTTAAAAAATTAAATAATAAAGCAAATGGAAGAATTAAAATTTGGTTTGGACTTAGAACAATTTTTAATAACTCTGACGAACTAATAGTAGGAACTAAAAAATTAGCTGATAAGTATAATACAGGGATACATATGCATGTACTTGAAGTAAAAGAGGAGATGGATTATACAAGAGCTACTAGAGGAGAAACAACAGTAGAACACCTATATAGATTAGGAGCATTAGGACCAAATTTAGTAGCTGCTCATGTGGTGTGGTTAACTGAAAGAGAGATAGATCTATTTAGACTTTATGATGTAAAAGCTTCTCACAATCCAGCTGCAGCGATGAAAGTTGTTCTAGGATTTGCAAGAATACCTGAGATGATGGAAAAAGGTATTACTGTTGGAATAGGAACAGATGGAGCACCATCTAATAATAGAATGGATATGATGAGAGATATGTATCTAACATCACTATTACATAAAGGAAGAACATTAAATCCTAAGAGCGTATCAGCTGAAGAAGTTTTAGAAATGGCTACTATAAATGGAGCTAAATGTGCTTTACAAGAAAAAGAAATTGGAAGCTTAGAAGTTGGAAAAAAAGCAGACTTAATAGTATTAAATCCAGATAATATTCACTCTTTACCACTAATTGATCCTATTGCTAATATAGTTTATGCTATGGATAGTGAAAATGTAGAGTCAACTATGTGTGATGGAAGATGGCTAATGAAAGAAAGAAAAATATTATTCTTAGATGAGGAAGAACTTTTAGAAAAGGTTAAGATTCAAAGTAAAAAAGTTATAGAAAAAGCTGGAATAAAATTACCAAATAGATTTCCAGTTATTGATGTTAAATAA
- a CDS encoding MATE family efflux transporter, giving the protein MNKNLSLGKEKISKLFFSYAIPSTLSMLVVSLYNIADGIFITRGVGSDGVAAVNIGYPIINFTVALSLMFGIGGATLIAFRKNDIEYQNKCFSHIILLNIIVYIIVATGIFVFTDPLMKTLGANDQLMPMIKGYMYPCTISTFFLMLSMSLNAVVRNDNAPKRAMVSMFIGAALNIVLDYIFIFEFHFGIVGGAVATAISQIISALYLCKHFIGSTFKFKMNWKILDFRLLKRLLLIGFPSFILEFAVAVITVLLNIAFMQTAGVFGTAAYGIISYSFMFFRMLFTGLSQGIQPIVSYNFGVKKFKRVRKTFLFAHKVCFCTSIVSLILVFVFSKNVVSVFTHEPDLIVESAKGFILYSIAVSFLGFNFVNIAYLQAVERPFISNVICMSRSFLFVFIALSILPKFLGINGIWLALPFADFITAILTYPFLKNFMMRYVGSRN; this is encoded by the coding sequence TTGAATAAAAATTTAAGCTTAGGAAAAGAAAAAATTTCAAAACTATTTTTTTCATATGCAATACCATCTACATTAAGTATGTTGGTGGTTTCATTATACAATATAGCAGATGGTATTTTTATCACTAGAGGAGTTGGAAGTGATGGAGTAGCTGCAGTTAATATAGGTTACCCAATAATTAATTTCACTGTTGCTTTAAGTTTGATGTTTGGAATAGGTGGAGCAACTTTAATAGCATTTAGAAAAAATGATATTGAATATCAGAATAAATGTTTTTCTCATATTATTTTATTAAATATTATTGTTTATATAATTGTAGCAACTGGAATTTTTGTATTCACAGATCCATTGATGAAAACTTTAGGTGCCAATGACCAGTTGATGCCAATGATAAAAGGGTATATGTATCCTTGCACAATATCAACATTCTTTCTAATGTTATCTATGTCATTAAATGCAGTTGTAAGAAATGATAATGCTCCTAAAAGAGCAATGGTTTCAATGTTTATTGGGGCAGCTTTAAATATAGTATTAGATTATATTTTCATATTTGAATTTCATTTTGGAATAGTTGGAGGGGCAGTAGCAACAGCAATAAGTCAAATAATATCAGCTCTATATCTATGTAAACATTTTATAGGGTCTACTTTCAAATTTAAAATGAATTGGAAAATTTTAGATTTTAGATTATTAAAAAGATTGCTACTAATAGGATTTCCATCATTTATATTAGAATTTGCTGTAGCTGTAATAACTGTACTTTTAAATATAGCATTTATGCAGACAGCTGGAGTTTTTGGAACAGCAGCTTATGGAATAATATCTTATAGTTTTATGTTTTTTAGAATGTTATTCACAGGATTATCTCAAGGAATACAACCAATAGTAAGTTATAACTTTGGAGTTAAAAAGTTTAAGAGAGTTAGAAAAACTTTTTTATTTGCACATAAAGTTTGTTTCTGTACTTCAATAGTTTCTTTAATTTTAGTATTTGTATTTTCTAAAAATGTCGTAAGTGTATTTACTCATGAACCAGATTTAATAGTAGAATCAGCTAAAGGATTTATATTATACTCTATAGCAGTTTCGTTTTTAGGCTTTAACTTTGTAAATATAGCTTATTTACAAGCAGTAGAAAGACCTTTTATTTCAAATGTAATTTGTATGTCAAGAAGTTTTCTATTTGTATTCATAGCTTTATCAATATTACCTAAATTTTTAGGAATAAATGGAATATGGTTAGCTCTTCCATTTGCAGATTTTATAACAGCAATTTTAACTTATCCATTTTTAAAAAATTTTATGATGAGATATGTAGGTAGTAGAAATTAG
- a CDS encoding threonine/serine exporter family protein: MEKKFEHRVINLVGDIGETLLENGSEIYRVENSICEIAKHFGFYPQCFATLTCIIITFETSEGDFISIVRRVKNRKINLNKVYKIYLLMKKIEKYDIEGAEKRLKEIIEEKPYSFFINIVGNCIGASFFSILFLGDSKDFIASFLSGLIIAISSKLLNKLNFGMFFINLICGFIATISACFFHYIGLINGVSITTISTLMILAPGVAFINSMRDIFAGELVTGMSRLMEVVAIGVSIAIGSGIALNMYLSLGGTI, from the coding sequence ATGGAGAAAAAATTTGAACATAGGGTTATTAATTTAGTTGGAGATATAGGAGAGACACTTTTAGAGAATGGATCAGAGATATATAGGGTTGAAAATAGTATTTGTGAAATAGCAAAACATTTTGGTTTTTATCCTCAGTGCTTTGCTACATTAACATGTATAATTATAACTTTTGAAACCTCAGAAGGAGATTTTATTTCGATAGTAAGAAGGGTAAAAAATAGAAAAATAAATCTTAATAAAGTTTATAAAATATATTTGTTGATGAAAAAAATAGAAAAGTATGATATAGAAGGAGCAGAAAAAAGATTAAAGGAGATAATAGAGGAAAAACCTTACTCATTTTTTATTAATATAGTTGGAAATTGTATTGGAGCATCATTTTTTTCAATACTTTTTTTAGGAGATTCCAAAGATTTTATAGCTTCTTTTCTATCTGGATTGATAATAGCAATATCTTCAAAATTATTGAATAAATTAAATTTTGGAATGTTTTTCATAAATTTAATTTGTGGTTTTATAGCAACTATTTCAGCTTGTTTTTTTCATTATATAGGACTTATAAATGGAGTTTCTATAACAACTATTTCTACATTGATGATATTAGCACCAGGAGTCGCTTTTATTAATTCAATGAGAGATATATTTGCTGGAGAATTAGTAACAGGAATGTCTAGATTAATGGAGGTAGTTGCTATAGGGGTATCAATAGCTATTGGTTCAGGAATAGCTTTAAATATGTATTTGAGCTTAGGGGGAACTATATGA